From the Roseibium sp. HPY-6 genome, one window contains:
- a CDS encoding TIGR03862 family flavoprotein, whose translation MLDVLIIGAGPAGLYAADQLSAAGYSVTIVDQMPSPARKFLMAGRGGLNLTHSEDVKTFLGRYRDAAPFLAPLIECFPPDALTAWCHELGQTTFVGSSGRVFPTSMKASPLLRALLRRLQTNGVELLTRHRFAGLSSSGRALVQSGDEDPHPMPARALLLALGGASWPKLGSTAKWVPNLKERGVGITPFQPANCGFHISWSPYLKERFAGHPLKRVELRMGDKSRFGEAIVSEKGLEGGAVYALSADIREIINTAGSARLVIDLRPAMDAGAIAEKLSRPRAKQSLSTFLKKSLKVTPLEMALLRETGPLPESPAGLASLVKSVPITCTAPYSIDRAISSAGGIALAELTPDLMLEKLPGVFAAGEMLDWEAPTGGYLLQACFATSHCAVQGIKRYLEQKAV comes from the coding sequence ATGCTTGACGTGCTTATCATTGGCGCAGGTCCCGCCGGACTTTATGCCGCCGATCAACTGTCCGCTGCGGGATACTCGGTGACAATCGTCGATCAGATGCCGTCGCCCGCCCGCAAGTTTCTGATGGCCGGACGCGGCGGTCTCAACCTCACGCATAGTGAGGATGTGAAGACGTTCCTTGGGCGGTACCGCGACGCGGCGCCCTTTCTCGCCCCACTGATCGAATGCTTTCCACCGGATGCCCTGACCGCATGGTGCCATGAGCTCGGGCAGACGACATTTGTCGGCTCAAGCGGCCGGGTGTTCCCGACCTCCATGAAAGCCTCGCCCCTGCTGCGCGCGCTGCTGCGCCGATTGCAAACCAACGGCGTTGAACTGCTGACGCGTCACAGGTTCGCCGGGCTGAGTTCATCCGGAAGAGCTCTGGTGCAATCCGGAGACGAAGATCCGCACCCCATGCCGGCACGCGCCTTACTGCTTGCGCTCGGCGGAGCGAGCTGGCCGAAGCTGGGCTCCACGGCAAAATGGGTTCCTAACCTCAAAGAACGCGGCGTCGGCATCACACCTTTTCAGCCCGCAAATTGTGGCTTTCACATTTCATGGAGCCCTTATCTCAAGGAACGGTTCGCTGGCCACCCGTTGAAACGGGTCGAACTCAGGATGGGTGACAAAAGCCGGTTTGGCGAAGCGATTGTGTCGGAGAAGGGCCTTGAAGGAGGCGCAGTCTATGCCTTGTCTGCAGATATCCGCGAGATCATCAACACGGCCGGTTCCGCACGGCTTGTTATTGATTTGCGTCCTGCCATGGATGCAGGCGCCATAGCCGAAAAGCTCTCGCGCCCGCGGGCCAAGCAGTCTCTGTCCACCTTCCTGAAAAAGAGCCTCAAAGTGACGCCGCTTGAAATGGCACTGCTTCGTGAGACAGGCCCTTTACCCGAATCCCCTGCTGGTCTTGCCAGCCTGGTCAAGTCCGTGCCGATAACTTGCACAGCGCCTTATTCGATCGACCGCGCGATCTCATCGGCTGGTGGCATTGCCCTTGCCGAATTGACCCCGGATCTGATGCTCGAGAAACTGCCTGGTGTTTTTGCTGCCGGAGAAATGCTCGACTGGGAAGCTCCGACCGGCGGTTACCTCTTGCAGGCCTGTTTTGCGACGAGCCATTGTGCCGTTCAAGGCATCAAACGTTATCTCGAACAGAAAGCTGTATAA
- a CDS encoding glycosyltransferase family 2 protein: protein MTDRLPLSAFIISKNEADRIARPIRSVIDWVDEVIVVDSGSTDDTIAVAEGLGAKVVHKDWEGYGPQKRYGEDQCRNDWLINLDADEEVTPELADEIKSKFANKSYADADGWRIMIRDMYAHETDPAPWAYGYHQIRLYDRRKGRFSDSTVHDTVRPQEGARIENLSGIMAHRSIRSLDFQVGKYNRYSGMQVEDMRARGRSLPRSRLLTEFPVSFFKAYFVRKYRKYGWWGFILSINYAHARFLRVAKAYEADLLDKTSKR, encoded by the coding sequence ATGACTGACCGCCTTCCCCTGTCCGCGTTCATCATCTCGAAAAACGAGGCCGACCGGATCGCCCGCCCGATCCGAAGCGTCATCGATTGGGTTGACGAGGTCATCGTCGTCGACAGCGGGTCCACCGACGATACGATCGCTGTGGCTGAAGGTCTTGGTGCCAAGGTCGTGCACAAGGACTGGGAAGGCTACGGTCCGCAGAAGCGCTATGGCGAAGACCAGTGCCGCAACGACTGGCTCATTAATCTGGATGCAGACGAAGAAGTCACGCCGGAACTTGCCGACGAGATCAAATCGAAATTCGCGAATAAAAGTTATGCGGATGCCGACGGCTGGCGCATCATGATCCGGGACATGTATGCCCACGAAACAGATCCCGCGCCGTGGGCCTATGGTTATCATCAGATACGCCTTTATGACCGGCGCAAGGGCCGGTTTTCGGACTCAACGGTGCATGACACGGTCAGGCCGCAAGAGGGCGCGCGCATTGAAAACCTCTCCGGCATCATGGCGCACCGATCCATCCGCTCGCTTGATTTTCAGGTCGGCAAATACAATCGCTATTCCGGAATGCAGGTCGAGGACATGCGCGCCCGCGGCCGCTCATTGCCGCGTTCCCGCCTCCTGACGGAGTTTCCGGTAAGTTTCTTCAAGGCCTATTTCGTCCGCAAGTACCGCAAGTACGGCTGGTGGGGGTTCATCCTTTCGATAAACTATGCCCACGCACGTTTCCTGCGGGTCGCAAAGGCCTATGAGGCAGACCTGCTGGACAAGACTTCCAAGCGATGA
- a CDS encoding alpha-glucosidase family protein produces MFEEADTGHEAVMPDKIIKDPDWWRGAVIYQIYPRSFNDSDGDGIGDLNGITERMDYIASLGVDAIWLSPFFTSPMADFGYDVSDYEDVDPMFGTLADFDRMAKAAHERGLKVMIDLVISHTSDQHPWFKESRSSKDNAKADWFVWADSKPDGTPPNNWLSLFGGPAWEWDSRRCQYYMHNFLTSQPDLNFHNPDVQDAVLDVARFWLDRGVDGFRLDTVNFYFHDAELRDNPPLSADEAPSTVDPTNPYGFQDHVYDKTRPENLAFLERFRALLDKYPGSTSVGEIGADGQAVELTASYTDADKRIHMAYSFDLLTPQHSAAYIRRIVEEMNAGIGSGWASWALSNHDVKRVGSRWGDGKDLARFAPLETALCASLRGTPCLYQGEELGLTQAEVPFEKLQDPYGIRFWPEYKGRDGCRTPMPWVKDNGNGGFSDGEPWLPVAAEHLQLAAFEQDKDAGSILNRNRTFYAWRQSVAPLKKGDMVFLESEGETLVFTRSYENKTVLCAFNLADTPATLILDGLELENLNAPGFSGTVHKNTLALEGLDAVFARVKS; encoded by the coding sequence ATGTTTGAGGAAGCCGACACCGGCCACGAGGCCGTTATGCCCGATAAGATCATCAAGGACCCGGACTGGTGGCGTGGAGCCGTTATCTACCAGATCTACCCGCGTTCCTTTAATGATTCCGATGGAGACGGCATCGGTGACCTCAACGGTATTACCGAACGCATGGACTACATCGCGTCGCTCGGTGTCGACGCGATCTGGCTTTCCCCGTTCTTCACTTCGCCGATGGCGGATTTCGGTTACGACGTTTCCGACTATGAGGACGTCGATCCGATGTTCGGGACGCTCGCCGACTTCGACCGCATGGCAAAGGCCGCACATGAACGTGGCCTCAAAGTCATGATCGATCTGGTGATCTCGCACACATCCGACCAGCATCCCTGGTTCAAGGAAAGCCGTTCTTCGAAAGACAATGCAAAGGCGGACTGGTTCGTCTGGGCGGATTCCAAACCGGACGGGACTCCGCCGAACAACTGGCTTTCGCTATTCGGCGGCCCGGCATGGGAGTGGGACAGCCGGCGTTGCCAGTATTACATGCACAATTTCCTGACGAGCCAGCCGGACCTCAACTTCCACAATCCGGACGTCCAGGACGCCGTTCTGGATGTGGCCCGGTTCTGGCTGGACCGCGGCGTCGACGGGTTCCGCCTGGATACAGTGAATTTCTATTTTCACGATGCGGAATTGAGAGACAATCCGCCCTTGAGCGCTGACGAAGCACCTTCAACGGTCGATCCGACCAACCCGTATGGGTTTCAGGATCATGTCTACGACAAGACCCGTCCGGAGAACCTGGCTTTCCTTGAGCGCTTCCGCGCGCTTCTGGACAAATATCCTGGCTCAACGTCGGTCGGCGAGATCGGTGCAGACGGCCAGGCCGTGGAGCTGACGGCGTCCTATACGGATGCGGACAAACGCATCCACATGGCCTACAGCTTCGATCTGCTCACACCGCAGCATTCTGCCGCCTATATCCGGCGGATCGTCGAAGAGATGAATGCCGGCATAGGCTCGGGCTGGGCCAGTTGGGCGCTGTCCAACCACGACGTCAAGCGCGTCGGCAGCCGGTGGGGAGACGGCAAGGACCTTGCCCGCTTCGCGCCGCTCGAAACCGCCCTGTGTGCCTCCCTGCGCGGAACCCCGTGCCTTTACCAGGGGGAAGAACTCGGCCTGACGCAGGCCGAAGTCCCGTTCGAGAAGCTTCAGGACCCCTACGGCATCCGGTTCTGGCCCGAATACAAGGGCCGGGACGGGTGCCGCACGCCGATGCCGTGGGTAAAGGACAATGGAAACGGCGGCTTTTCGGACGGTGAGCCCTGGCTGCCGGTTGCCGCCGAGCATCTGCAACTTGCCGCGTTCGAGCAGGACAAGGATGCCGGTTCCATCCTGAATCGTAACCGGACATTTTATGCCTGGCGCCAGAGTGTTGCCCCGTTGAAGAAAGGCGACATGGTCTTCCTTGAGAGCGAAGGCGAAACCCTTGTCTTCACCCGCAGCTACGAGAACAAGACCGTGCTTTGCGCGTTCAATCTCGCCGATACGCCGGCGACATTGATCCTGGACGGACTTGAGCTTGAAAATCTCAACGCCCCGGGCTTTTCCGGGACCGTTCACAAGAACACTTTGGCCCTTGAAGGTCTGGATGCGGTGTTTGCCCGCGTAAAATCCTGA
- a CDS encoding acetyl-CoA acetyltransferase, producing the protein MTAAMVGWAHMPFGKHAEETVESMIVKVAVDAIHDAGIAPEDVDEILLGHFNAGFSLQDFTASLVLQADPALRFKPATRVENACATGSAAVHQGVRAIASGDARIVLVVGVEQMTTTPGPEIGKNLLKASYLKEEGDIPAGFAGVFGQIAASYFQKYGDQSDALAKIAAKNHKNGTGNPYAQMRKDLGFEFCRAESEKNPYVAGPLKRTDCSLVSDGAAALVLTDPATALGLKKAVAFRGMAHVQDFLPMSRRDILKFEGCSKAWGEALGDANLALEDLSFVETHDCFTIAELLEYEAMGLASEGEGARAILEGWTEMDGKLPVNPSGGLKAKGHPIGATGVSMHVLTAMQLTGTAGDIQVKDAEIGGIFNMGGAAVANFVSVMQAMR; encoded by the coding sequence ATGACGGCAGCGATGGTGGGATGGGCGCACATGCCCTTCGGCAAGCACGCGGAAGAAACGGTCGAAAGCATGATCGTCAAGGTGGCAGTCGACGCCATTCACGATGCCGGTATCGCACCGGAAGATGTCGATGAGATCCTGCTTGGCCACTTCAATGCCGGGTTCTCGCTTCAGGATTTTACCGCTTCACTGGTGTTGCAGGCCGATCCTGCCTTGCGTTTCAAACCGGCAACACGCGTGGAAAACGCCTGCGCCACCGGATCTGCCGCAGTCCATCAGGGCGTGCGTGCGATCGCCTCTGGTGATGCCCGCATCGTTCTGGTTGTCGGCGTTGAGCAGATGACCACAACGCCCGGCCCGGAAATCGGCAAGAACCTTCTGAAAGCCTCTTATCTCAAGGAAGAGGGTGACATTCCGGCCGGATTTGCCGGTGTCTTCGGCCAGATTGCAGCCTCCTATTTCCAAAAGTATGGCGACCAGTCAGACGCGCTTGCCAAGATCGCGGCCAAAAACCACAAGAACGGCACCGGCAATCCCTACGCCCAGATGCGCAAGGATCTCGGGTTCGAGTTCTGCCGCGCGGAAAGCGAAAAGAACCCTTACGTCGCCGGACCGCTCAAACGCACCGATTGCTCGCTTGTGTCCGACGGTGCCGCAGCTCTTGTCCTTACGGATCCGGCGACAGCGCTCGGCTTGAAGAAGGCCGTTGCCTTCCGCGGCATGGCCCATGTCCAGGACTTCCTGCCGATGTCGCGTCGCGACATTCTGAAGTTCGAAGGCTGCTCGAAAGCATGGGGTGAAGCGCTTGGCGACGCCAATCTCGCGCTGGAAGATCTTTCCTTTGTCGAAACCCACGACTGCTTCACCATCGCCGAACTCCTGGAATACGAGGCCATGGGTCTTGCGTCGGAAGGCGAAGGAGCAAGGGCAATCCTGGAGGGCTGGACCGAAATGGACGGCAAGCTGCCGGTCAATCCGTCCGGCGGTCTGAAGGCCAAGGGTCATCCGATCGGCGCAACCGGCGTTTCCATGCACGTTCTGACCGCCATGCAGCTCACCGGCACGGCAGGCGACATCCAGGTCAAGGACGCCGAAATCGGCGGCATCTTCAACATGGGAGGCGCCGCCGTCGCCAACTTCGTCTCCGTCATGCAGGCGATGCGGTAG
- the cysG gene encoding siroheme synthase CysG, with amino-acid sequence MASRRSDTIKTLKKPEDRLDVFPAFMKVAGQRVLVVGHGGEAAAKVRLLGETNASVVVISKVVEADLREAIHLFRAEHIAEDFRPVHLNGAALVFSAREDWDLDKAVVDAARIMGVPVNAVDKPELCDFYTGALVNRAPIAVAITSTGVGPVLSRHIRARIEAMLPRATGELARLAESFRDAATKVITDGALRRNFWARFFSGSVATNLYAGKADTARADAQRLLNGMADEPGFVWLVGAGPGAEDLLTLRAQRLLQEADVIVHDALVPSSVVAMGRRDAERISVGKRKGAHSVPQSEICELLVSLADKGMKVVRLKAGDPMIFGRAAEEMEALRAGGVGFEIVPGVTAAFAAAASAQIPLTLRGVASNLVFATGHNAKSETLPDWAGLALKGATVAVYMGRTVAAAVADKMIGAGLKPDTPVAVVENAAHSDERLFAGTLSELAVLSNREEIDGPVLIVIGEAVGHAALDKAEPLAPHIVARAAVA; translated from the coding sequence ATGGCCAGCCGCCGCAGCGACACGATAAAAACGCTGAAAAAGCCTGAAGATCGCCTCGATGTCTTTCCGGCGTTCATGAAGGTTGCCGGTCAGCGTGTGCTCGTCGTTGGCCATGGCGGCGAAGCGGCTGCAAAGGTGCGTCTGCTTGGCGAAACCAATGCCAGCGTCGTCGTGATTTCGAAAGTCGTTGAAGCAGATCTTCGGGAGGCGATCCATCTCTTTCGGGCCGAGCATATCGCCGAAGACTTCCGCCCGGTACATCTTAACGGTGCCGCACTTGTTTTTTCGGCGCGTGAAGATTGGGATCTCGACAAGGCTGTTGTCGACGCCGCCCGGATCATGGGCGTCCCGGTCAATGCGGTCGACAAGCCCGAGCTTTGCGATTTCTACACCGGCGCGCTTGTGAACAGAGCGCCGATAGCCGTTGCAATCACTTCCACCGGTGTCGGTCCGGTTCTGTCCCGTCACATTCGTGCACGCATAGAGGCAATGCTGCCCCGCGCGACGGGCGAACTGGCGCGTCTGGCGGAAAGCTTTCGTGATGCGGCGACCAAGGTCATCACCGACGGAGCTCTGCGGCGCAATTTCTGGGCTCGCTTCTTCTCCGGTTCGGTTGCAACCAATCTTTATGCCGGCAAGGCCGATACGGCCCGCGCCGACGCGCAGCGTCTTTTGAACGGCATGGCCGACGAGCCGGGTTTTGTCTGGCTGGTTGGTGCAGGACCTGGTGCAGAGGATCTTCTGACGCTGCGGGCGCAGCGCCTGCTTCAGGAAGCCGATGTGATTGTCCACGACGCGCTGGTTCCCTCAAGCGTCGTCGCCATGGGGCGCCGCGATGCAGAGCGCATTTCGGTTGGCAAACGCAAAGGGGCTCATTCCGTGCCGCAGTCTGAAATCTGCGAGCTTCTGGTGAGCCTTGCTGATAAAGGCATGAAAGTTGTGCGCCTTAAGGCCGGCGATCCCATGATCTTCGGCCGGGCTGCAGAAGAAATGGAGGCGCTCCGCGCAGGTGGGGTCGGCTTTGAGATTGTCCCCGGCGTGACAGCAGCCTTCGCCGCGGCAGCCTCGGCCCAGATCCCGCTGACCCTGCGCGGTGTCGCCTCCAATCTCGTCTTTGCAACAGGTCACAACGCCAAGTCTGAGACACTGCCTGACTGGGCCGGTCTTGCGTTGAAGGGCGCGACCGTTGCCGTCTACATGGGCCGTACCGTTGCCGCCGCCGTTGCCGACAAGATGATCGGAGCGGGCCTGAAGCCTGATACGCCGGTCGCGGTCGTAGAAAACGCCGCGCATTCCGACGAACGCCTATTTGCCGGAACGCTCTCTGAACTCGCGGTTCTGTCGAACCGTGAAGAGATCGACGGACCGGTTCTCATTGTCATTGGCGAGGCCGTCGGTCACGCCGCACTGGATAAGGCCGAACCGCTGGCGCCGCATATTGTGGCCCGGGCTGCGGTCGCCTGA
- a CDS encoding DUF2849 domain-containing protein — protein sequence MKVITANRLLNGDVVWLGENGNWVERVTLASTFEGKDQVAQGLAIGQGAEKAQKVVGVYEMDVTLEDGVIVPVRLRERIRAAGPTTHPQFGKQAQAVSA from the coding sequence ATGAAAGTCATCACAGCCAACCGCCTCCTCAACGGCGACGTCGTCTGGCTCGGCGAAAACGGCAACTGGGTCGAGCGTGTCACGCTTGCCAGCACCTTTGAGGGCAAGGACCAGGTCGCTCAGGGACTTGCCATCGGACAAGGCGCTGAAAAGGCGCAGAAAGTCGTTGGGGTCTACGAAATGGACGTGACGCTTGAGGACGGCGTGATCGTACCGGTCCGCCTGCGCGAGCGTATTCGTGCCGCAGGCCCGACCACACATCCCCAATTCGGCAAACAGGCACAGGCCGTCTCGGCCTGA
- a CDS encoding nitrite/sulfite reductase, producing the protein MYRYDEFDASFVNQRTEQFKDQVRRRLAGELSEDEFKPLRLMNGLYLQLHAYMLRVAIPYGTLNGRQMRKLAHIARTYDKGYGHFTTRQNIQFNWPKLEDTPKILEELAEVEMHAIQTSGNCIRNVTADHFAGAAADEVADPRPYAEILRQWSSLHPEFSFLPRKFKIAITGAPNDRAAVQVHDIGLQLTRNDEGEIGFVVYVGGGLGRTPMIGRKVRDYLPEEDLLAYSEAILRVYNRYGRRDNKYKARIKILVHETGLEELKADIEEEFEKIRYGVLRLPDEEVRRIEAYFAPPPLEVGQATSAAVEARRENDAAFAQFLAHNLNPHRVPGYTSVTLSMKPIGGIPGDASDAQMEVIAELAEKYGHDEIRISHEQNVILPHVKLDDLPAIFDRLTAAEIAEGNAGLITDIIACPGMDYCALATARSIPVAQRISERFGTASRQAEIGELKIKISGCINACGHHHVGHIGILGLEKKGEEFYQVTLGGSANENASIGEIVGRGFSSDEVVDAIETLVETYLGLRSGKEETFLEAYRRVGEAPFKEALYGAA; encoded by the coding sequence ATGTACCGCTACGACGAATTTGACGCCAGCTTTGTCAATCAGCGCACCGAACAGTTCAAGGACCAGGTTCGCCGCCGTCTGGCGGGCGAGCTGTCCGAGGACGAGTTCAAACCACTGCGCCTGATGAACGGCCTTTATCTCCAGCTCCATGCCTACATGCTGCGTGTTGCCATTCCTTACGGCACTTTGAACGGTCGCCAGATGCGCAAACTTGCGCACATCGCGCGCACTTACGACAAGGGCTACGGGCACTTCACCACGCGCCAGAACATCCAGTTCAACTGGCCGAAGCTGGAAGACACCCCGAAGATCCTGGAGGAGCTGGCGGAAGTGGAGATGCACGCCATCCAGACCTCCGGCAACTGCATCCGCAACGTCACGGCGGACCATTTCGCCGGCGCTGCTGCCGATGAAGTCGCGGATCCGCGTCCTTACGCAGAAATCCTGCGCCAGTGGTCTTCGCTTCATCCGGAATTCTCGTTCCTTCCGCGCAAGTTCAAGATCGCCATCACCGGCGCGCCGAACGATCGTGCCGCCGTTCAGGTCCACGATATCGGCTTGCAGCTGACCCGCAACGACGAAGGCGAGATCGGTTTTGTCGTCTATGTCGGCGGTGGCCTTGGCCGCACGCCGATGATCGGGCGCAAGGTGCGCGATTATCTGCCGGAAGAGGATCTGCTGGCCTATTCCGAAGCGATCCTGCGCGTCTACAACCGCTACGGCCGCCGGGACAACAAATACAAGGCCCGTATCAAGATCCTGGTACACGAAACCGGGCTGGAAGAGCTGAAGGCGGATATCGAGGAAGAATTCGAGAAAATCCGCTACGGCGTTCTACGCTTGCCGGATGAGGAAGTCCGCCGGATCGAAGCCTATTTCGCACCGCCCCCGCTGGAAGTCGGTCAGGCAACTTCGGCTGCTGTGGAAGCACGCCGCGAAAATGACGCTGCCTTTGCCCAGTTCCTGGCGCACAACCTCAACCCGCATCGGGTGCCTGGCTACACATCCGTGACGCTCTCCATGAAGCCGATCGGCGGTATCCCCGGCGATGCCTCGGATGCGCAGATGGAAGTGATCGCGGAATTGGCGGAAAAGTACGGCCACGATGAAATCCGCATCAGCCACGAGCAGAATGTCATTCTGCCCCATGTGAAGCTCGACGATCTGCCTGCGATTTTCGATAGGCTGACGGCGGCGGAAATCGCGGAAGGGAATGCTGGCCTGATCACGGACATCATCGCCTGCCCGGGTATGGACTACTGCGCGCTGGCAACAGCCCGTTCGATCCCGGTTGCACAGCGCATCTCGGAGCGTTTCGGCACCGCCAGCCGCCAGGCGGAGATCGGCGAACTCAAGATCAAGATCTCCGGCTGCATCAACGCCTGCGGACACCACCATGTCGGCCACATCGGCATCCTCGGCCTGGAAAAGAAGGGCGAGGAGTTCTACCAGGTGACACTCGGCGGTTCTGCGAACGAGAACGCGTCCATCGGCGAGATTGTCGGCCGAGGCTTTTCTTCCGATGAAGTGGTCGATGCGATCGAGACGCTGGTCGAGACCTATCTTGGTCTGAGATCCGGCAAGGAAGAAACCTTCCTGGAGGCCTACCGCCGGGTTGGGGAGGCGCCGTTCAAGGAGGCCCTTTATGGCGCTGCATGA
- a CDS encoding phosphoadenylyl-sulfate reductase — protein sequence MALHETFSLGVDPELGLQSEVAALNSQYEDLSAQEILMGAIRHQFAGEIAMVSSFGADSAVLLHMVAQIDPSTPVLFVDTVKLFPATLLYRDELVEKLGLTDVRTFKPTQEDLAEKDPAGMLWMSDTDACCHIRKVVPLERALYGFEAWISGRKRHQSATRADLEHFEIDAGRVKVNPLADWSASEVLDYARSHDLPPHPLIAQGYPSIGCLPCTSKVAPGEDPRAGRWRGKDKTECGIHWPTHGKEIDGSGI from the coding sequence ATGGCGCTGCATGAGACATTCAGTCTGGGGGTAGATCCTGAACTGGGGTTGCAGTCGGAAGTCGCCGCGCTGAACTCCCAGTACGAGGACCTGTCCGCGCAGGAGATCCTGATGGGCGCAATCCGGCACCAGTTTGCCGGTGAAATCGCCATGGTCTCCAGCTTTGGCGCAGACTCGGCCGTGCTTCTGCACATGGTCGCCCAGATTGATCCGTCGACGCCGGTCCTGTTCGTCGACACGGTGAAACTGTTTCCAGCGACGCTGCTTTACCGGGACGAACTGGTTGAAAAGCTGGGTCTCACGGACGTGCGCACCTTCAAGCCGACGCAGGAAGACCTGGCCGAAAAGGATCCGGCGGGAATGCTCTGGATGTCCGATACGGATGCGTGCTGCCACATCCGGAAGGTCGTTCCGCTGGAAAGGGCGCTTTATGGATTTGAAGCCTGGATTTCCGGACGCAAACGCCACCAGAGCGCGACCCGCGCGGATCTTGAACACTTCGAAATCGATGCCGGCCGCGTGAAAGTCAATCCGCTCGCCGACTGGTCCGCATCCGAAGTGCTTGACTACGCAAGGTCGCACGATCTGCCGCCCCATCCCCTGATCGCCCAGGGATACCCCTCGATCGGGTGTCTGCCCTGCACCAGCAAGGTGGCCCCGGGAGAGGACCCGCGCGCCGGTCGCTGGCGTGGCAAGGACAAAACGGAATGCGGCATTCACTGGCCGACCCATGGCAAGGAAATCGATGGCAGCGGTATCTGA
- a CDS encoding DUF934 domain-containing protein, translated as MTTIYKDGEFVEENWTRADAETRAAIKGDALVPQNLFLEAAEDYLNRDGETAVLVEAGDDVELIRSYLDRLSYVAVDFPSFADGRGFSAARVLREQIGYQGDIRAAGKYILDQVPLARRCGVSSFEISKPEVLKALKAGEWPEVTKYLQPVGAVDEIPVGTRPWARRSFRDIAVAAE; from the coding sequence ATGACCACGATCTACAAGGACGGCGAATTCGTCGAAGAAAACTGGACCCGCGCCGACGCGGAAACGAGGGCTGCAATCAAAGGCGACGCGCTGGTGCCCCAGAACCTGTTCCTGGAAGCCGCCGAAGACTATCTGAACCGTGACGGTGAGACGGCCGTGCTGGTGGAAGCTGGAGACGATGTCGAACTGATCCGGTCCTACCTTGACCGGCTGTCTTATGTTGCCGTTGACTTTCCGAGCTTTGCCGACGGCCGCGGATTTTCCGCAGCCCGTGTCCTGCGTGAACAGATCGGCTATCAGGGCGACATCCGCGCCGCCGGAAAATACATCCTCGACCAGGTTCCGCTTGCCCGCCGCTGCGGCGTCTCTTCCTTTGAGATTTCAAAGCCGGAAGTCCTGAAGGCGCTCAAGGCAGGTGAGTGGCCGGAAGTCACGAAGTATCTGCAGCCGGTCGGTGCGGTTGACGAGATCCCCGTCGGCACCCGTCCGTGGGCGCGCCGCTCTTTCCGGGATATCGCAGTCGCAGCAGAATAA